In Natrinema pellirubrum DSM 15624, the following proteins share a genomic window:
- a CDS encoding IS66-like element ISNpe8 family transposase gives MSWDDLSKDELLSRFLQMEERIDELEEKIAQKDKRIEEQNERIEEQQERIEEQQERIEELETRLRKYENPHTPPSKRRSGTDESPTSQDDEDDDVRTDGGTPGRKDGHNPEWRSPPDPDEEIEVTSDCCPECGDHFDESVGVSPRLVEEVPDPQPPEVTQYNRHRYQCDSCGTETVATHPDCPDEGQFGVNVIAQSALSRYDHRLPYRKITDRFEQLHGLELSGASAWHATERAARAGRCEYEQIRREIQEAEIVHVDETGIKRDGDQAWIWTFRTDEHTLYAVRESRGSDVPAEVLGEDFAGTVICDGWTAYPAFSSTLQRCWAHLLREAEDVASDHEEAEPVYRYLKQMFVGLQSWLETDPDPRARAQMHRACQDGLRSLVERSVTDEPVATLLGKIEGGLDHWLTFVGEPAVSPTNNAAENALREPVVLRKIIGTLRNDRGMFVHETILSLLATWRQQGRNPYEELTRVVHDNEMISREQTVPVVETSG, from the coding sequence ATGAGCTGGGACGATCTCTCCAAGGACGAACTCCTCTCGCGGTTTCTCCAGATGGAGGAGCGAATCGACGAGCTGGAAGAGAAGATTGCCCAGAAGGACAAGCGGATCGAGGAACAGAACGAACGGATCGAAGAGCAGCAAGAGCGGATCGAAGAGCAGCAAGAGCGGATCGAAGAACTCGAAACACGTCTCCGGAAGTACGAGAATCCACACACTCCACCCAGTAAGCGACGGTCGGGGACCGACGAGTCCCCGACCTCGCAGGACGACGAAGACGACGATGTCCGAACTGATGGTGGTACTCCCGGTCGAAAGGACGGTCACAACCCGGAGTGGCGCTCTCCGCCCGATCCTGATGAAGAAATCGAGGTCACCTCTGACTGTTGTCCCGAGTGTGGCGACCACTTCGACGAGTCGGTGGGCGTCAGCCCCCGACTCGTCGAGGAAGTCCCGGATCCACAGCCACCAGAAGTCACCCAGTACAACCGACACCGCTACCAATGCGACTCCTGTGGAACTGAGACGGTTGCGACTCACCCCGACTGCCCCGATGAGGGGCAGTTCGGGGTGAACGTCATCGCGCAATCTGCCCTGTCACGGTACGATCACCGCCTTCCCTACCGGAAAATCACGGACCGCTTCGAGCAACTTCACGGACTCGAACTCTCAGGTGCATCCGCGTGGCACGCGACCGAGCGCGCTGCGCGCGCCGGTCGCTGTGAGTACGAGCAGATCCGTCGAGAGATTCAGGAGGCTGAAATCGTCCACGTTGACGAAACCGGCATCAAGCGTGACGGTGACCAAGCGTGGATCTGGACGTTTCGGACGGACGAGCATACGCTGTACGCGGTCAGAGAGAGTCGTGGGAGTGATGTTCCCGCGGAAGTCCTTGGCGAGGACTTCGCGGGAACGGTCATCTGTGATGGGTGGACGGCGTATCCAGCGTTCAGCAGTACGCTTCAGCGGTGCTGGGCACATCTTCTCCGGGAGGCTGAAGACGTTGCTAGTGACCACGAGGAGGCAGAACCGGTGTACCGGTATCTCAAGCAGATGTTCGTCGGTCTCCAGTCGTGGCTGGAGACCGACCCAGATCCTCGTGCGAGAGCACAGATGCATCGAGCGTGTCAGGACGGCCTCAGATCGCTCGTTGAGCGGTCAGTGACCGACGAACCAGTGGCAACACTCCTCGGGAAGATCGAAGGTGGACTCGACCACTGGCTCACCTTCGTCGGTGAGCCAGCGGTCTCCCCGACGAACAATGCCGCAGAAAACGCCCTTCGTGAACCTGTTGTTCTCCGGAAAATCATCGGAACACTCCGGAACGACCGTGGCATGTTCGTTCACGAGACGATCTTGTCCCTGCTGGCGACGTGGCGCCAGCAGGGACGCAACCCATACGAGGAACTTACGCGGGTTGTCCACGACAACGAAATGATCTCACGAGAGCAGACTGTGCCGGTTGTTGAGACCTCGGGGTAA
- a CDS encoding PadR family transcriptional regulator, translating into MDDLTGFQRDLLYVIAGADQPSGQDVKDEIEQYYSSEINHGRLYPNLDTVVNKDLVEKGQLDRRTNYYAITDEGEQAIEDRREWKSQYVD; encoded by the coding sequence ATGGACGACCTTACAGGATTCCAACGCGACCTGCTGTACGTAATCGCAGGTGCTGACCAGCCATCTGGACAGGACGTCAAAGACGAGATCGAGCAGTACTACAGTTCAGAAATCAATCATGGTCGGCTGTATCCTAATCTCGATACGGTTGTGAATAAGGACCTTGTCGAAAAAGGACAACTCGACAGACGCACAAACTATTACGCGATTACAGACGAGGGAGAACAAGCGATCGAAGATCGCCGTGAGTGGAAATCCCAGTACGTCGACTAA